A segment of the Bacteriovorax sp. Seq25_V genome:
ATGATTCCATTTGGAAAAGCTCGTATAGCAAGAGCTGGTGCTGATGTGACTGTTGTTGCATGGGGAGCACTTGTTCAAAAATCAATTGATGCTGCAAAAAAGATCGAAGAAGAAACTGGTAAGACAATCGAAGTAATTGACCTTCGTACGCTTGCTCCATTTGATATGAATGCGATTAAAGATTCATTGGCAAAAACAAATAGACTTTTAATTTGTCATGAAGAAACTAAGACTTCTGGATTTGCTGGAGAAATTGCAGCTCGAGTTAATGAAGAGTGTTTTGAAGATCTTGATGCTCCAATTTTAAGAGTGGCCGCTAAAGATTGCCATGTTGCTTACTGTCCAACATCGGAAGACTATCTTCTTCCACAAGTAAGTGATGTTTACGAAGCTCTTCAAAAATTAATTAATTACTAATTATGTGAGCGTCTAGTTCTCTAGACGCTTTTGTCTAGACGTATTTTGTTGATAATGCAATAATGAATTATGTTTAGATTATTGCTTATAAAGTTATATTTGGTTCTTGTTTTTGGTAGCAGTCTAGCCTTCGCCAAGAATATTCTTGTCTACCCATATCTGTCAGGTCATGAATTTTGGGATCTCGTTAAATCAGAGTTTGTTAAAGTAAATCAAGAATTAGGCTTGGACTATGAAGCTTTTGATTCAAAAAATAATCGCTTTAATTATCATCGCAAGGTTCTAGAAGTATTGAGAAGCTCTAAGAAGGGAGATTCTCTTTACGTGATCTGTCAGGGTGATTCCTTTCTCTCTATTGCAAAGGAAGCGATTGATAAAGAGATAAAGCTCGTTGTTTTCAATACAAAAATAGAAGATGAGTTAAGAGATAGAATTTATAATTTACCGAACGCCAGTAAGTATATTTTCTCTTTTTATCCAGATGATTATCATGCTGCAAGGTTACTTATTGAACAAATGGTCAGAATGTCTAATAAAAGAGAACTCAAATTACTCGTTATCAATGGTAAAAAGAATTCTAGCGTTGCAGATCTTAGAGAGCAAGCAGTATTGGATTATGTAAGAAAGAATGAAAATATCAAACTACTTCAAGTGGCACCAGGCCTATGGGACAAGGAAGTGGCAAACGATATTTTTCTGATAGCTCAGAGCCGTTATAGAGATATTGATATGGTTTGGACTGCGAGCGACTTAATGGCGCTTGGAGTGTTGGAAGCGGCGGAGAAGCTAAAAATTTCAGATAAGCTTATCATTGGTGGAATAGATTGGACTTCTTCATTTTTAAAGAAGTTCTCCTCTTCGAACAAGTTGATTTCAGTTGGGGGACATTACAAGGAAATTGGAGATGTCATAAGAACAATCAATCTATATAATCTTAAAAAAATATCAGCTGAAGAAGTTAGAAATAAAAAAATTTTCAAAAAATTTGACTTCAAGAAATCAAATTAGCGCTTTCAAATATCTTGTATAAATTTTATCTAAAATTGTGTCATTTATTCTAACGAGTAAAATGGTCAGTTTTATCAAATGTTAAATTTAAAAATCATTAATAGGTGAATCTATAATGCCGATAGGTTAACATGATGAAATATCTAAAAAAATATTATCATTTGATAATGGCTACGTGGTTACTTGTAATTATAGTTGTTATGTCGTTTATGAGCTCGTGGCATAATCTTAATTTTGCTGAGAAGAAGATCACTAACAGAGCAAATAAATTT
Coding sequences within it:
- a CDS encoding substrate-binding domain-containing protein, which translates into the protein MFRLLLIKLYLVLVFGSSLAFAKNILVYPYLSGHEFWDLVKSEFVKVNQELGLDYEAFDSKNNRFNYHRKVLEVLRSSKKGDSLYVICQGDSFLSIAKEAIDKEIKLVVFNTKIEDELRDRIYNLPNASKYIFSFYPDDYHAARLLIEQMVRMSNKRELKLLVINGKKNSSVADLREQAVLDYVRKNENIKLLQVAPGLWDKEVANDIFLIAQSRYRDIDMVWTASDLMALGVLEAAEKLKISDKLIIGGIDWTSSFLKKFSSSNKLISVGGHYKEIGDVIRTINLYNLKKISAEEVRNKKIFKKFDFKKSN